One part of the Streptomyces ferrugineus genome encodes these proteins:
- a CDS encoding ABC transporter ATP-binding protein, which produces MSNQGGSPVPLLAARDLVKAHGRTEALRGASVELAPGEILAVTGASGSGKSTLLHCLAGIVRPDSGAVTYAGERLDRLPERRLSELRRTEFGVIFQFGQLIPELTALDNVALPLLLAGARRSEARATAGEWLERFGVRGQEELRPGEMSGGQAQRAALARALVTGPKVVFADEPTGALDSLASEQVMAALAHTARESGTAVLLITHDAQVAAYADREVRLTDGIVASQGVTA; this is translated from the coding sequence ATGAGCAACCAAGGGGGGAGCCCGGTGCCGCTGCTGGCGGCCCGAGACCTCGTCAAGGCGCACGGCAGGACCGAGGCCCTGCGCGGCGCCTCGGTCGAGCTGGCACCCGGCGAGATCCTCGCCGTCACGGGTGCCAGCGGCAGCGGGAAGTCCACGCTGCTGCACTGCCTGGCCGGCATCGTCCGCCCGGACTCCGGCGCGGTGACCTACGCCGGGGAGCGGCTGGACCGGCTGCCCGAGCGGCGGCTGAGCGAGCTGCGGCGCACGGAGTTCGGTGTCATCTTCCAGTTCGGGCAGCTCATCCCCGAGCTGACGGCGCTGGACAACGTGGCGCTGCCGCTGCTGCTCGCCGGTGCCCGCCGGTCGGAGGCGCGGGCGACCGCCGGTGAGTGGCTGGAGCGGTTCGGGGTGCGGGGGCAGGAGGAGCTGCGGCCGGGCGAGATGAGCGGCGGTCAGGCACAGCGGGCGGCGCTGGCCCGCGCTCTGGTCACCGGCCCGAAGGTCGTCTTCGCGGACGAGCCGACCGGGGCGCTGGACTCCCTGGCGAGCGAGCAGGTGATGGCGGCCCTGGCGCACACGGCCCGCGAGTCGGGCACGGCGGTCCTGTTGATCACCCATGACGCCCAGGTGGCGGCGTACGCGGACCGCGAGGTGCGGCTGACCGACGGCATCGTGGCGTCGCAGGGGGTGACGGCGTGA
- a CDS encoding ABC transporter permease: MRAQDKRAYGAATADLRLAWLLTRGSDRREWWRVLLTAVGAALATGLGLVIAALLPLEGHHSMSVGGGLLDETGTRTGVIVALSLLLVPVLGFLGQCARIGAVHRDRRLAALRLSGATPAQVRRIAAWESGLACLAGSGTATVFSVLTLLRLWRSPDPLAWAGIAVVAAGVPLLGAAVSALALRRVVASPLGRIRRVRPAEGPGRMFRVATGVLALVLVYIVTTRFHEVPFEFALAPFTVFAVCLLVGAAAVWLTGVSARRLGERLTARAESPAVLIAAGRLRDDPWAAARTHAAVLLVTVVAAGFVGIRQVLLSALRANHGQYAEDVAFYENGLNLTGAAILVALALVLTSLAVGTAESVATRRRGLAAQTAAGVPYAVLARATLLETALPLAPALTVAGLGGMTVGVWYASLAVEGATLGLPFAVLLVTVAVYAACLLAAATSLPLLRRSVRPAELRYT; this comes from the coding sequence GTGAGAGCACAGGACAAAAGGGCGTACGGAGCCGCGACGGCCGATCTCCGGCTGGCGTGGCTGCTCACCCGGGGGTCGGACCGCCGCGAATGGTGGCGCGTGCTCCTCACCGCCGTGGGCGCCGCGCTGGCGACCGGGCTGGGGCTGGTGATCGCCGCGCTGCTGCCGTTGGAAGGCCACCACAGCATGTCCGTGGGCGGCGGTCTGCTCGACGAGACCGGCACCCGGACCGGCGTGATCGTCGCGCTGTCGCTGCTGCTCGTGCCGGTGCTCGGGTTCCTCGGCCAGTGCGCCCGGATCGGCGCCGTGCACCGGGACCGCAGGTTGGCCGCGCTGCGTCTGTCGGGGGCCACGCCCGCCCAGGTGCGGCGCATCGCGGCGTGGGAGTCGGGGCTGGCGTGTCTGGCGGGTTCGGGGACGGCCACCGTGTTCTCGGTGCTGACGCTGCTGCGGCTGTGGCGCAGCCCCGACCCCCTGGCCTGGGCGGGCATCGCCGTGGTGGCCGCCGGGGTGCCGCTGCTGGGCGCGGCCGTGAGCGCGCTGGCGCTGCGCCGGGTGGTGGCCTCGCCGCTGGGGCGGATACGGCGGGTGCGGCCGGCCGAGGGTCCGGGGCGGATGTTCCGGGTGGCGACCGGGGTGCTGGCACTGGTGCTGGTGTACATCGTGACCACCCGCTTCCACGAGGTCCCCTTCGAGTTCGCGCTCGCCCCGTTCACCGTGTTCGCCGTGTGCCTGCTGGTCGGCGCGGCGGCGGTGTGGCTGACCGGGGTGTCCGCCCGCCGGCTGGGCGAGAGGCTCACGGCCCGCGCCGAGAGCCCGGCGGTGCTGATCGCGGCGGGACGGCTGCGCGACGACCCGTGGGCGGCGGCCCGTACCCATGCCGCGGTGCTGCTGGTGACGGTCGTGGCGGCCGGCTTCGTGGGCATCCGGCAGGTGCTGCTGTCGGCCCTGCGCGCGAACCACGGGCAGTACGCCGAGGATGTCGCCTTCTACGAGAACGGCCTGAACCTGACCGGCGCCGCGATCCTCGTCGCCCTCGCGCTCGTCCTGACCTCGCTCGCCGTCGGCACCGCCGAGTCCGTCGCCACCCGGCGCCGGGGCCTGGCCGCCCAGACGGCGGCCGGGGTGCCGTACGCGGTACTCGCGAGGGCGACCCTGCTGGAGACCGCGCTGCCGCTGGCCCCCGCGCTCACGGTGGCGGGCCTCGGCGGGATGACGGTCGGCGTCTGGTACGCCTCGCTCGCCGTCGAGGGGGCGACACTCGGCCTCCCGTTCGCCGTGCTGCTGGTGACGGTCGCCGTGTACGCGGCATGTCTGCTGGCCGCGGCCACCTCGCTGCCGTTGCTGCGGCGGTCGGTGCGGCCGGCGGAGCTGCGGTACACGTGA
- a CDS encoding LysR family transcriptional regulator, with protein sequence MVDWDIRKLQILRTLRERGTVTATAEALRMTPSAVSQQLTNLAKQVGVPLLQAQGRRVRLTDAARLVLRHAEAVFEQLERADAELAAYRHGEAGEVRVGAFSTAVPALVVPAVRALRETAPGVVVRVREAEAGEAYELLAGGEVDLALSLAAQAPTVGDARFTRVPLLADPLDVALPAGHELAAAEGLRLADLAGEDWIFGGSGPWSDITRGACEAAGFSPRQGHSAAGWTAILAMVEAGMGVALVPRMVEVGRGGVVMREVAEPRPVRHVVAAVRRGGEEAPAIGRALGALRSVAGT encoded by the coding sequence ATGGTCGACTGGGACATCCGGAAGCTGCAGATCCTGCGGACGCTGCGGGAACGGGGGACCGTGACCGCGACGGCCGAGGCGCTGCGGATGACGCCGTCCGCCGTGTCGCAGCAGCTGACGAACCTCGCCAAGCAGGTCGGGGTGCCGTTGCTTCAGGCGCAGGGGCGGCGGGTGCGGCTGACGGACGCGGCGCGGCTGGTGCTGCGGCACGCCGAGGCGGTGTTCGAGCAACTGGAGCGGGCGGACGCGGAGTTGGCGGCGTACCGGCACGGCGAGGCCGGGGAGGTGCGGGTCGGGGCCTTCTCCACGGCGGTGCCCGCGCTGGTCGTACCGGCCGTGCGGGCGCTCAGGGAGACGGCGCCCGGGGTGGTCGTACGGGTGCGGGAGGCCGAGGCCGGCGAGGCTTACGAGCTGCTGGCCGGTGGGGAGGTGGACCTCGCCCTGTCGCTCGCGGCACAGGCGCCGACGGTGGGGGACGCGCGGTTCACCAGGGTGCCGCTGCTGGCCGACCCGCTGGACGTCGCCCTCCCGGCGGGGCACGAACTGGCCGCCGCGGAAGGGCTGCGGCTGGCCGATCTCGCCGGGGAGGACTGGATCTTCGGCGGCAGCGGGCCGTGGTCGGACATCACGCGCGGGGCGTGCGAGGCGGCCGGGTTCAGCCCCCGGCAGGGGCATTCGGCGGCGGGGTGGACGGCGATTCTGGCGATGGTGGAGGCGGGGATGGGGGTGGCGCTGGTGCCGCGGATGGTCGAGGTGGGGCGCGGCGGGGTCGTGATGCGGGAGGTGGCGGAACCGCGGCCGGTTCGCCATGTGGTGGCGGCCGTACGCAGGGGCGGCGAGGAGGCGCCGGCCATCGGCAGGGCGCTCGGCGCGCTGCGGAGCGTTGCCGGCACGTAG
- a CDS encoding DMT family transporter, translated as MPVPAPVLGIALAALATVVWSGSFVTSRALHDSVPPVQHAFWRWVVALAVVAPFGARQAWRQRRSIRRHLGFVFLASLLGVAAYNTLVNQAGLTTPAANMGMIMAASPVLMAVFERAAGVRLGVRRVTGLLVACSGVVLLIAGGAGGTRLGAGDVWMVTAACCFAAYSGLLRRRPAELGGTGFLFTTFLLGTVLLLPAQGVSLAVQGGFDPTPGTVLPILYVSVASSAVAFFAWNRAIALVGPSRAGVVYYLQPVCVSLLSWAVLGEATGWAQTVCMALILGGVVLGAAARR; from the coding sequence GTGCCCGTGCCCGCGCCCGTTCTCGGGATCGCCCTCGCCGCCCTCGCGACCGTCGTCTGGTCCGGCAGCTTCGTCACCTCCCGCGCGCTGCACGACAGCGTGCCGCCGGTGCAGCACGCGTTCTGGAGATGGGTGGTGGCGCTGGCCGTGGTGGCGCCGTTCGGTGCGCGGCAGGCCTGGCGGCAGCGGAGGTCGATCCGCCGTCACCTCGGTTTCGTGTTCCTCGCCTCGCTGCTCGGCGTCGCCGCCTACAACACCCTCGTCAACCAGGCCGGGTTGACCACGCCCGCCGCCAACATGGGCATGATCATGGCCGCTTCGCCGGTGCTGATGGCCGTGTTCGAGCGGGCGGCCGGGGTGCGGTTGGGCGTGCGTCGGGTCACGGGGCTGCTGGTGGCCTGTTCGGGCGTCGTGCTGCTGATCGCAGGCGGGGCCGGCGGGACCCGTCTCGGCGCGGGGGACGTGTGGATGGTGACGGCGGCGTGCTGCTTCGCGGCGTACAGCGGTCTGCTGCGACGACGGCCGGCCGAACTGGGCGGTACGGGCTTCCTGTTCACGACCTTCCTCCTCGGCACGGTCCTGCTGCTGCCCGCGCAGGGCGTGAGCCTGGCGGTGCAGGGCGGCTTCGACCCCACGCCCGGCACGGTCCTGCCGATCCTCTACGTCTCGGTCGCCTCCTCCGCCGTCGCCTTCTTCGCCTGGAACCGGGCGATCGCGCTGGTCGGGCCGAGCCGCGCCGGGGTCGTCTACTACCTCCAGCCGGTGTGCGTGTCGCTGCTGTCCTGGGCGGTGCTCGGCGAGGCGACCGGCTGGGCGCAGACGGTGTGCATGGCGCTGATCCTCGGGGGAGTGGTGCTGGGGGCGGCGGCGCGTCGGTGA
- a CDS encoding TetR/AcrR family transcriptional regulator: MTESRPQHPPRRSDATRTAILDAARERFAADGYERATIRAIARHANIDPSMVMRYYGNKEGLFAAAMAIDLKLPDPGSLNRDEAGRALVTHFLDMWEENEVLTALLRVGATNQAGAERMRGIFADQLLPLARRVCPDPEQAPARAALASSQLLGLALTRYVLRFPPAVALAPEEVVAWLAPTVQRYLTAPHPA; encoded by the coding sequence ATGACCGAGAGCCGCCCCCAGCACCCACCCCGCCGCTCCGACGCCACCCGCACCGCGATCCTCGACGCGGCGCGCGAGCGCTTCGCGGCCGACGGATACGAGCGCGCGACCATCCGCGCCATCGCCAGGCACGCGAACATCGACCCGTCGATGGTGATGCGCTACTACGGCAACAAGGAGGGCCTGTTCGCGGCGGCCATGGCCATCGACCTGAAGCTGCCGGACCCGGGGTCGCTGAACCGGGACGAGGCCGGCCGGGCGCTCGTGACCCACTTCCTGGACATGTGGGAGGAGAACGAGGTGCTCACGGCCCTGCTGAGGGTCGGCGCGACCAACCAGGCCGGCGCCGAGCGCATGCGGGGCATCTTCGCGGACCAGTTGCTGCCGCTCGCCCGCCGGGTGTGCCCCGACCCCGAGCAGGCCCCCGCGCGGGCCGCGCTGGCGTCGTCACAGCTGCTCGGGCTGGCCCTCACGCGCTACGTCCTGCGCTTCCCGCCCGCCGTGGCGCTGGCCCCCGAGGAGGTCGTGGCATGGCTGGCGCCCACGGTGCAGCGGTATCTGACCGCGCCGCACCCGGCCTGA
- a CDS encoding PadR family transcriptional regulator has translation MSTRHILLALLATGPSHGYDLKRRHDERFPQARPLAYGQVYTTLQRLVRDGFAEVDGIDSDGGPERTMYRSTDDGTHELARWAGEIAPPAPFVTNEIFAKVVVSILSGGDPEAYLRAQRAAHMTRMRELTALKTAPGGDLATVLSADYALNHLDADLRWMTTTAARLTTLTAEVDAV, from the coding sequence ATGAGCACCCGCCACATCCTGCTGGCCCTGCTCGCCACGGGACCGAGCCATGGCTACGACCTCAAGCGACGGCACGACGAACGCTTCCCGCAGGCCCGTCCGCTGGCCTACGGGCAGGTCTACACGACCTTGCAGCGGCTGGTCCGCGACGGGTTCGCGGAGGTCGACGGCATCGACTCGGACGGCGGGCCGGAGCGGACCATGTACCGCTCGACGGACGACGGAACGCACGAACTGGCCAGGTGGGCCGGGGAGATCGCGCCGCCCGCGCCGTTCGTGACGAACGAGATCTTCGCCAAGGTCGTCGTGTCGATCCTGTCCGGCGGCGACCCCGAGGCCTATCTGCGCGCCCAGCGCGCCGCCCACATGACCCGGATGCGGGAGCTCACGGCGCTCAAGACCGCGCCCGGCGGCGATCTCGCGACCGTGCTCTCGGCGGACTACGCCCTCAACCACCTCGACGCCGACCTCCGCTGGATGACGACCACGGCGGCCCGGCTCACCACCCTGACCGCGGAGGTCGATGCAGTATGA
- the malQ gene encoding 4-alpha-glucanotransferase: MTAQRSAEASAEGPEGSEDPQNLPSDDLCRLAELHGVAPSYQPSADRTVPASATALTLALAALDVDASTPAAVGAALAARERELRERLLPPTVVCWGQAEPEALAALPSGTRLRVETEQGESRADAGRLPLGVHRLTATAPDGRTATSHLVVAPPRLPTPTGRSYGLLVQLYSLLSRRSWGMGDLGDLAELATWAGRALGAGFVQVNPLHAAVPGAPTDPSPYRPSSRRFPDPVHLRVEDVPEFAYLEDHERVRALRERAGRLREAVLEKGELIDRDAVWEAKREALELVREVPLGPGRRAAYVDFLAREGDALEDHATWCALAEVHGSDWQRWPEGLRDPRSPETARARGELMDRVDFHSRLAWLTDAQLAAAQRLAREAGMPVGIVHDLAVGVHPQGADAWAQQAYFAAGMSVGAPPDAFNARGQDWGLPPWRPDRLAESGYEPYRRLLRALCHYAGALRIDHVMGLFRLWWVPQGRPPTEGTYVRYDAEAMLAILVLEASRAGAVVIGEDLGTVEPGVRETLRSRGVLGTSVLWFERDWDGDGRPLPPESWRADCLATATTHDLPPTAARLTGEHVELRDGLGLLTRPLEQERAEATADTGEWLELLSRLGLLRGSHGGHCASEEEAEIQAVHRFLLRTPARMIGVWLPDGVGDRRPQNLPGTWDQYPNWRLPIADADGRPVTLEELAGAARVWGLVEVLREGAARRE, from the coding sequence ATGACAGCGCAGCGGTCGGCCGAAGCTTCTGCCGAGGGTCCCGAGGGTTCCGAAGACCCGCAGAACCTCCCCTCCGACGATCTGTGCCGGCTCGCCGAGCTGCACGGTGTCGCCCCCTCCTACCAGCCGTCCGCGGACCGTACGGTCCCGGCCTCCGCCACCGCGCTCACCCTCGCCCTGGCCGCCCTCGACGTGGACGCGAGCACGCCCGCCGCCGTCGGTGCCGCGCTCGCCGCCCGCGAACGGGAGCTGCGGGAGCGGCTGCTGCCGCCGACCGTGGTGTGCTGGGGCCAGGCCGAGCCCGAGGCGCTGGCCGCACTGCCGTCCGGCACCCGACTGCGCGTCGAGACCGAGCAGGGCGAGAGCCGCGCCGACGCCGGCCGACTCCCGCTGGGCGTCCACCGGCTGACGGCCACCGCACCGGACGGCCGTACGGCGACCAGCCATCTCGTCGTCGCCCCGCCCCGCCTGCCCACCCCCACCGGACGCTCGTACGGCCTGCTCGTCCAGCTCTACTCCCTCCTGTCCCGCCGCTCCTGGGGCATGGGCGACCTCGGTGACCTCGCCGAACTCGCCACCTGGGCCGGACGGGCGCTCGGTGCCGGATTCGTGCAGGTCAACCCGCTGCACGCGGCCGTACCCGGCGCCCCGACCGATCCCTCCCCCTACCGCCCGTCCTCCCGCCGCTTCCCCGACCCGGTGCATCTGCGGGTCGAGGACGTGCCCGAGTTCGCGTACCTCGAGGACCACGAGCGCGTGCGGGCACTGCGCGAACGGGCCGGGCGGCTGCGCGAAGCCGTGCTGGAGAAGGGGGAGTTGATCGACCGGGACGCGGTGTGGGAGGCCAAGCGGGAGGCGCTGGAGCTGGTGCGCGAGGTGCCGCTCGGGCCGGGCCGGCGCGCCGCGTACGTCGACTTCCTGGCACGGGAGGGGGACGCGCTGGAGGACCACGCCACGTGGTGCGCGCTCGCCGAGGTGCACGGCTCGGACTGGCAGCGGTGGCCGGAGGGGCTACGGGACCCGCGATCACCCGAAACGGCCCGGGCACGTGGCGAGTTGATGGACCGGGTCGACTTCCACTCCCGGCTCGCCTGGCTCACCGACGCCCAGCTCGCCGCCGCACAGCGCCTCGCGCGGGAGGCCGGGATGCCGGTCGGGATCGTGCACGACCTGGCGGTCGGGGTGCATCCCCAGGGCGCCGACGCCTGGGCGCAGCAGGCCTACTTCGCGGCCGGGATGTCGGTGGGCGCGCCACCGGACGCCTTCAACGCCCGCGGCCAGGACTGGGGGCTGCCGCCCTGGCGCCCGGACCGGCTGGCCGAGTCGGGCTACGAGCCGTACCGGCGGCTGTTGCGGGCGCTGTGCCATTACGCCGGCGCCCTACGCATCGACCACGTCATGGGGCTGTTCCGGCTGTGGTGGGTGCCGCAGGGGCGGCCGCCGACCGAGGGGACGTACGTCCGCTACGACGCCGAGGCCATGCTCGCGATCCTGGTGCTGGAGGCCTCCCGGGCCGGGGCGGTGGTGATCGGGGAGGATCTCGGCACGGTGGAGCCGGGCGTGCGCGAGACGCTGCGCTCGCGGGGTGTGCTCGGCACCTCGGTGCTGTGGTTCGAGCGGGACTGGGACGGCGACGGCCGCCCCCTGCCGCCGGAGTCCTGGCGCGCCGACTGCCTCGCCACCGCCACCACCCACGACCTGCCGCCCACCGCCGCCCGCCTCACCGGCGAACACGTCGAACTCCGCGACGGACTCGGCCTGTTGACCCGCCCCCTGGAACAGGAGCGCGCCGAGGCCACGGCCGACACGGGCGAGTGGCTGGAGCTGCTGTCCCGGCTCGGGCTGCTGCGGGGCTCGCACGGCGGGCACTGCGCCTCGGAGGAGGAGGCCGAGATCCAGGCCGTGCACCGCTTCCTGCTGCGCACCCCGGCCCGCATGATCGGCGTCTGGCTCCCGGACGGCGTGGGCGACCGCCGGCCGCAGAACCTGCCGGGGACGTGGGACCAGTATCCGAACTGGCGGCTGCCGATCGCCGACGCGGACGGGCGGCCGGTGACGCTGGAGGAACTGGCGGGGGCGGCCCGGGTGTGGGGGCTGGTGGAGGTGCTGCGCGAAGGGGCCGCGCGGCGGGAGTGA
- a CDS encoding FAD-dependent monooxygenase has protein sequence MNGTTPNPSRPVIVVGSGPTGLLLAGDLAAAGVPVTLVEKRPRKISNLSRAFGVHARTLEQLDARGLADQLLATGSTITELRLFRRLSLDLGTLPSRFPFLLITPQYEVERLLERRAREAGVEFRFESEVVGLRQDDGGVDLDVRGPDGAVVTHRAAYVVGTDGHRSAVREALGLPFPGVSVIRSLFLADVRLAEPPDGVLTVNGAGDAFAMIAAFGDGWYRVMGWNRRNEVPDDAPLDLDEIKEVTRRALGTDYGMHDARWLSRFHSDERQVPRYRVGRVFLAGDAAHVHSPAGGQGMNTGLQDAANLGWKLAAVLDGRASEGLLDTYQAERHPVGEAVLRSSGGLVRLARAQNPALRAVRALVSAFVNAARPARAKALAQISGIGYRYPAPRGSHRLVGTRVPDVALESGRLYEALRGGRFVLITPKGARGAYDGQGAREEWLTLERWAGDRRTTLLVRPDGYVAWAADDADAGEIEAALTLQFS, from the coding sequence ATGAACGGCACCACCCCCAACCCCAGCCGCCCCGTGATCGTCGTCGGCTCCGGCCCCACCGGCCTCCTCCTGGCCGGTGACCTCGCCGCCGCCGGCGTCCCCGTCACCCTCGTCGAGAAGCGCCCCCGCAAGATCAGCAACCTCTCCCGCGCCTTCGGCGTCCACGCCCGCACCCTGGAGCAGCTGGACGCCCGCGGTCTCGCCGACCAGCTGCTCGCCACCGGCAGCACCATCACCGAACTGCGCCTCTTCCGTCGCCTCTCCCTCGACCTGGGCACGCTGCCGTCCCGCTTCCCGTTCCTGCTCATCACCCCGCAGTACGAGGTCGAGCGGCTGCTGGAGCGGCGGGCTCGGGAGGCCGGGGTGGAGTTCCGCTTCGAGAGCGAGGTCGTGGGGCTGCGGCAGGACGACGGCGGGGTCGACCTCGACGTGCGCGGCCCGGACGGCGCGGTCGTCACCCACCGCGCGGCCTACGTCGTCGGCACGGACGGCCACCGCAGCGCCGTGCGCGAGGCCCTCGGGCTGCCCTTCCCCGGAGTCTCCGTCATCCGCTCCCTGTTCCTGGCGGACGTCCGGCTCGCCGAGCCCCCGGACGGTGTGCTCACCGTCAACGGCGCGGGCGACGCCTTCGCGATGATCGCCGCCTTCGGTGACGGCTGGTACCGCGTCATGGGCTGGAACCGCCGAAACGAGGTCCCCGACGACGCCCCCCTCGACCTCGACGAGATCAAGGAGGTCACCCGGCGCGCCCTGGGCACCGACTACGGCATGCACGACGCCCGTTGGCTCTCGCGATTCCACAGCGACGAGCGCCAGGTGCCGAGGTACCGGGTCGGCCGGGTCTTCCTGGCCGGCGACGCCGCGCACGTGCACTCGCCGGCCGGTGGTCAGGGCATGAACACCGGCCTTCAGGACGCGGCCAACCTCGGCTGGAAGCTCGCCGCGGTCCTCGACGGCCGGGCGTCCGAAGGGCTGCTGGACACCTACCAGGCCGAGCGCCACCCGGTCGGCGAGGCGGTGCTGCGCAGCAGTGGCGGGCTGGTCCGGCTGGCCCGGGCGCAGAATCCGGCACTGCGCGCCGTACGCGCCCTCGTCTCCGCCTTCGTCAACGCGGCCCGCCCCGCCCGCGCGAAGGCCCTCGCCCAGATCTCGGGCATCGGCTACCGCTACCCCGCCCCGCGCGGCTCCCACCGCCTGGTCGGCACCCGCGTCCCGGACGTGGCACTGGAGAGCGGCCGCCTGTACGAGGCGCTGCGCGGCGGCCGGTTCGTGCTGATCACACCGAAGGGCGCGCGCGGGGCGTACGACGGTCAGGGTGCCCGCGAGGAGTGGCTCACCCTGGAGCGCTGGGCGGGCGACCGCCGTACGACCCTGCTGGTGCGGCCCGACGGATACGTGGCGTGGGCGGCGGACGACGCGGACGCCGGGGAGATCGAGGCCGCGCTCACCCTTCAGTTCTCCTGA